The Corynebacterium confusum genome has a window encoding:
- the rpsK gene encoding 30S ribosomal protein S11 yields the protein MPPKTRSGARRSGRRVVKKNVAQGHAYIKSTFNNTIVSITDQTGAVISWASSGHVGFKGSRKSTPFAAQMAAESAARKAMEHGMKKVDVFVKGPGSGRETAIRSLQAAGLEVSSISDVTPQPHNGCRPPKRRRV from the coding sequence ATGCCTCCAAAGACTCGTTCCGGCGCCCGCCGTTCCGGCCGTCGCGTCGTAAAGAAGAATGTGGCCCAAGGCCACGCGTACATCAAGTCCACCTTCAACAACACCATCGTCTCGATCACCGATCAGACCGGTGCTGTGATTTCCTGGGCATCCTCCGGCCACGTCGGCTTTAAGGGTTCCCGTAAGTCCACCCCGTTCGCAGCTCAGATGGCTGCCGAGTCCGCCGCCCGCAAGGCGATGGAGCACGGGATGAAGAAGGTTGACGTTTTCGTTAAGGGCCCGGGTTCGGGCCGCGAAACCGCAATCCGTTCGCTCCAGGCCGCCGGCCTGGAGGTGTCCTCGATCTCGGATGTGACTCCGCAGCCGCACAACGGCTGCCGTCCGCCGAAGCGTCGTCGCGTTTAA
- a CDS encoding DNA-directed RNA polymerase subunit alpha codes for MLISQRPQLSEEFIDSSRSKFVIEPLEPGFGYTLGNSLRRTLLSSIPGAAVTSVKIDGVLHEFTTINGVKEDVSEIILNIKGLVLSSDSEEPVVMYLSKEGPGEVTAGDIQPPAGVEIHNPDLHIASLNDTAKLDMELVVERGRGYVPAAATSGEIGRIPVDQIYSPVLKVSYKVEATRVEQRTDFDKLIIDVETKNSITARDALASAGGTLVELFGLARELNTAAEGIEIGPSPQETEFIAAYSKPIEDLNFSVRSYNCLKRQEIHTVGELAECTESDLLDIRNFGQKSINEVKIKLANLGLALKDTPEDFDPTQLEGYDAETGDFKDPAADDSE; via the coding sequence ATGCTCATTTCCCAGCGTCCTCAGCTCTCCGAGGAATTCATCGACTCGTCTCGTTCCAAGTTCGTCATCGAACCGCTCGAGCCGGGCTTCGGTTACACCCTCGGCAACTCCCTGCGTCGCACCTTGCTGTCGTCTATCCCGGGCGCAGCCGTGACCTCTGTCAAGATTGATGGCGTTCTCCACGAGTTCACCACCATCAACGGGGTCAAGGAAGACGTTTCCGAGATCATCCTGAACATCAAGGGCCTGGTACTGTCGTCGGACTCCGAGGAGCCGGTCGTTATGTACCTGAGCAAGGAAGGCCCGGGCGAGGTCACCGCGGGCGACATTCAGCCGCCGGCCGGCGTGGAGATCCACAACCCGGATCTGCACATCGCCAGCCTGAATGACACCGCGAAGCTGGATATGGAGCTCGTCGTAGAGCGCGGCCGCGGCTACGTGCCGGCCGCCGCTACGTCTGGGGAAATCGGCCGTATCCCGGTCGACCAGATCTACTCCCCGGTCCTCAAGGTTTCGTACAAGGTCGAGGCAACTCGTGTTGAGCAGCGCACCGACTTTGACAAGCTGATCATCGACGTGGAGACCAAGAACTCCATCACTGCTCGCGACGCCCTGGCTTCCGCCGGTGGCACCCTGGTCGAGCTGTTCGGATTGGCCCGCGAACTCAACACGGCCGCCGAGGGCATCGAGATCGGCCCGTCCCCGCAGGAGACGGAGTTCATCGCTGCCTATAGCAAGCCGATTGAAGACCTGAACTTCTCCGTTCGCTCCTACAACTGCCTGAAGCGCCAGGAAATCCACACCGTCGGTGAGCTCGCCGAGTGCACCGAGTCCGATCTGCTGGATATCCGCAACTTCGGTCAGAAGTCGATCAATGAGGTAAAGATCAAGCTGGCTAACCTGGGTCTGGCTCTGAAGGACACTCCGGAAGACTTCGACCCCACCCAGCTGGAAGGTTACGACGCTGAAACCGGTGACTTTAAGGATCCGGCTGCAGACGATTCCGAGTAA
- the infA gene encoding translation initiation factor IF-1 has translation MAKEGAIEVEGRIIEPLPNAMFRVELDNGHKVLAHISGKMRQHYIRILPEDRVVVELSPYDLTRGRIVYRYK, from the coding sequence ATGGCTAAGGAAGGCGCAATTGAGGTCGAGGGCCGCATTATCGAGCCCTTGCCGAATGCAATGTTTCGTGTCGAGCTTGACAACGGACACAAGGTTCTTGCCCACATTTCGGGCAAAATGCGTCAGCACTACATCCGCATCCTCCCTGAGGACCGGGTAGTTGTTGAGCTGTCTCCTTACGACCTGACCCGCGGACGCATCGTCTACCGCTACAAGTAA
- a CDS encoding L,D-transpeptidase, which yields MSKSRFNAVPLAFRRAALALAVTVAMAVTLIGGVPNAHAQQMPDPAQLSSQVQLNQGSSKLPNIDQLSKQVQDEADKFFGGAREQAWNTRNQMLDEVNKLNPQAVNALRPVVDNVLNALFPGLVAQKQAEAKAAREAAARAQAEQAAREKAAAEAAARKAEQERQRNAFNRGPCPADAAVCVDLDGRRTWLQKNGDVTYVAPSMAPGKPGQETPRGTFHVNRKVKDEISYEFNNAPMPYAIYFTNNGHAFHLGSPAYDSAGCVRLPDQAAIRYFNDLQIGDKVFIY from the coding sequence ATGTCGAAATCCCGCTTCAATGCCGTCCCCCTGGCTTTCCGTCGCGCTGCCTTAGCGCTGGCCGTCACGGTGGCTATGGCCGTCACCCTGATTGGTGGCGTACCGAACGCCCACGCCCAGCAAATGCCGGACCCGGCCCAACTGTCCTCCCAGGTTCAGCTGAACCAGGGTAGCTCCAAACTGCCGAACATTGACCAGCTGTCCAAGCAGGTGCAGGACGAGGCTGACAAGTTCTTCGGCGGGGCTCGCGAACAGGCCTGGAACACCCGCAACCAGATGCTCGATGAGGTCAACAAGCTCAACCCGCAGGCCGTCAACGCCCTGCGCCCGGTCGTCGACAACGTCCTGAACGCTCTGTTCCCGGGCCTGGTGGCCCAGAAGCAAGCCGAGGCCAAGGCCGCCCGCGAGGCTGCCGCGCGCGCCCAGGCTGAGCAGGCCGCCCGCGAGAAGGCTGCCGCCGAGGCCGCTGCCCGCAAGGCGGAGCAGGAGCGCCAGCGCAACGCCTTCAACCGTGGCCCGTGCCCGGCCGACGCCGCCGTCTGCGTCGACCTGGACGGCCGCCGCACCTGGCTGCAGAAGAACGGCGATGTCACCTACGTCGCCCCCTCCATGGCCCCGGGCAAGCCGGGCCAGGAGACCCCGCGTGGCACCTTCCACGTCAACCGTAAGGTTAAGGACGAGATCTCCTACGAGTTCAACAACGCCCCGATGCCTTACGCCATCTACTTCACCAACAACGGCCACGCCTTCCACCTGGGCAGCCCGGCCTACGACTCCGCCGGCTGCGTCCGCCTGCCGGACCAGGCTGCTATCCGTTACTTCAACGACCTGCAGATTGGTGACAAGGTCTTCATCTACTAA
- the rpsD gene encoding 30S ribosomal protein S4, whose protein sequence is MARYTGPATRVSRRLRVDLVGGDMAFERRPYPPGQAGRNRIKESEYLLQLQEKQKAKYTYGVLERQFRRYYAEANRLPGKTGDNLVILLESRLDNVIYRAGLARTRRQARQLVSHGHFTVNGKNINVPSFRVTQYDIIDVRERSQKMEWFEEAQDRLADANVPAWLQVVPETLRILVHQLPERAQIDIPLQEQLIVELYSK, encoded by the coding sequence ATGGCTCGTTATACCGGCCCCGCTACCCGTGTATCCCGCCGTCTTCGCGTCGACCTGGTCGGCGGCGACATGGCGTTTGAGCGCCGCCCGTACCCTCCGGGACAGGCTGGCCGCAACCGCATCAAGGAATCCGAGTACTTGCTGCAGCTGCAGGAAAAGCAGAAGGCAAAGTACACCTACGGTGTCTTGGAGCGTCAGTTCCGTCGCTACTACGCAGAGGCCAACCGTCTGCCGGGCAAGACCGGTGACAACCTGGTCATCCTGCTGGAGTCCCGCCTGGACAACGTGATCTACCGCGCTGGTCTGGCTCGTACCCGCCGCCAGGCCCGTCAGCTGGTCTCCCACGGCCACTTCACCGTCAACGGTAAGAACATCAACGTTCCGTCCTTCCGCGTGACGCAGTACGACATCATCGATGTCCGTGAGCGTTCCCAGAAGATGGAATGGTTCGAAGAGGCCCAGGACCGCCTGGCCGACGCCAACGTTCCGGCATGGCTACAGGTCGTTCCGGAGACCCTGCGCATCCTCGTGCACCAGCTGCCCGAGCGCGCACAAATCGACATCCCGCTGCAGGAGCAGCTCATCGTCGAGCTTTACTCGAAGTAA
- the rpsM gene encoding 30S ribosomal protein S13, with protein sequence MARLAGVDLPRNKRMEIALTYIYGIGNTRAKALLEKTGISPDLRTDNLDDDQLSALRDAIEAEYKVEGDLRRQVQADIRRKIEIGCYQGLRHRRGLPVRGQRTKTNARTRKGPKKTIAGKKK encoded by the coding sequence ATGGCACGTCTAGCTGGTGTTGATCTCCCGCGCAACAAGCGCATGGAGATCGCTCTCACCTACATTTATGGCATCGGGAACACCCGTGCCAAGGCATTGCTGGAAAAAACCGGCATCTCTCCCGACCTGCGTACCGACAACCTGGATGATGACCAGCTGTCGGCCCTGCGTGACGCGATCGAGGCTGAGTACAAGGTAGAAGGCGATCTGCGCCGCCAGGTACAGGCTGACATCCGCCGCAAGATTGAAATTGGCTGCTACCAGGGCCTGCGCCACCGTCGTGGCCTGCCGGTTCGTGGTCAGCGCACCAAGACCAATGCTCGTACTCGTAAGGGACCGAAGAAGACGATCGCAGGAAAGAAGAAGTAA
- the eccB gene encoding type VII secretion protein EccB codes for MARPVPTTKAQVSGHKFLHRRVEHGLVMGDIRMIHDPLSTRRRALVFGLIAVVLVAIGAALLAWLQPEPNPGEAPIVESADKQLFVLVDDTYHPVANLASARIIAGEPAEPARIGTRHLDDAQLGVPLGIADAPGFIAASGTENAVEWLACFAGADAAETPGFVITIDAVREFSAGDIVVTANQGHTLLDGQAAWVETEGTDWLVDAHGRREIPPAETTEGRIIRRALGVDADTFRWELPAEMLNAFRALPAVEFPDPLLAVIDTGTGDQGLWARTEEGVFALTEPQAGALVDAGADLQRLSHEEVAALPDAPAAQEAFSLPEAAPEFIDPAHGWLCATAEGRGAAAPPQEGTIELSGSAVADRFSGLPQGGLGLSSEHGFHLVTAHGLRHSVEGEATLKALGTGAGGEVPWQILRLLPGGSQLSREEALKASY; via the coding sequence ATGGCGCGTCCAGTGCCTACGACGAAGGCGCAAGTATCCGGCCACAAATTCCTGCACAGGCGGGTAGAGCACGGTCTGGTCATGGGGGATATCCGCATGATCCACGACCCGTTGTCTACCCGCCGGCGCGCGCTAGTCTTCGGGCTTATCGCCGTGGTGCTGGTGGCCATAGGCGCAGCCCTGCTGGCCTGGCTGCAGCCGGAGCCCAACCCCGGCGAGGCGCCCATTGTGGAATCCGCGGACAAGCAGCTCTTCGTGCTCGTCGACGACACCTACCACCCGGTGGCGAACCTGGCCTCGGCCCGCATCATCGCCGGCGAGCCGGCGGAACCGGCCCGCATCGGCACCCGGCACTTAGACGACGCGCAGCTGGGCGTGCCGCTGGGTATTGCGGACGCGCCTGGCTTTATCGCCGCCTCCGGCACCGAAAACGCGGTGGAGTGGTTGGCCTGCTTCGCCGGCGCGGACGCGGCGGAGACCCCCGGCTTCGTCATCACCATCGACGCCGTCCGCGAGTTCAGCGCCGGGGACATCGTGGTCACCGCCAACCAGGGGCACACCCTCCTTGACGGGCAGGCCGCGTGGGTGGAAACGGAAGGCACGGACTGGCTGGTGGACGCGCACGGTCGGCGCGAAATCCCGCCGGCGGAGACGACGGAAGGCCGGATAATCCGGCGCGCCTTGGGCGTGGACGCGGACACCTTCCGCTGGGAGTTGCCCGCGGAGATGCTCAACGCGTTCCGGGCGCTGCCCGCCGTCGAATTCCCGGACCCGCTGCTGGCCGTCATCGACACCGGTACCGGGGACCAGGGGCTGTGGGCCCGGACGGAGGAGGGCGTCTTCGCGCTGACTGAGCCGCAGGCCGGCGCCTTGGTCGATGCCGGCGCTGACCTGCAGCGCCTGAGCCACGAGGAGGTGGCCGCCCTGCCCGACGCCCCGGCGGCGCAGGAGGCCTTCAGCCTGCCCGAGGCCGCGCCTGAGTTCATCGATCCGGCCCACGGCTGGCTGTGTGCGACGGCCGAGGGCCGCGGGGCCGCCGCGCCGCCGCAGGAGGGGACCATCGAGCTGTCCGGATCGGCCGTGGCCGACCGCTTCAGCGGCCTACCCCAGGGCGGGCTGGGGCTAAGTTCCGAGCACGGATTTCACCTGGTCACCGCGCACGGCCTGCGGCATTCCGTGGAGGGCGAGGCCACGCTGAAGGCCCTGGGCACGGGCGCCGGGGGAGAAGTGCCCTGGCAGATCCTCCGGCTGTTGCCGGGTGGCAGCCAGCTCAGCCGGGAGGAAGCGCTGAAGGCTAGTTACTGA
- the map gene encoding type I methionyl aminopeptidase: MFSRRSKRIPARTPGELDAMQAAGEIVGRALQAVRLAAAPGVSTRELDAVAEELIRGAGAQPTFKGYEGFPGSICASVNDVIVHGIPDDETVLAEGDLVSIDCGATLDGWVGDSAWTFPVGEVSAEATKLNDATAWVLSEGLKAMMPGNRLTDVSHALELATWAAEEKFGVELFIVDGYGGHGIGRTMHEEPYLANEGRPGRGPYIQEGSVLAIEPMLTLGTENSVVLDDDWTVITEDGSLASHWEHTIAATADGPRILTPRYGK, from the coding sequence ATCTTCTCGCGCCGCAGCAAACGCATCCCCGCCCGCACCCCGGGCGAACTCGACGCCATGCAGGCGGCCGGCGAAATTGTCGGCCGCGCCCTGCAGGCCGTGCGCTTGGCTGCGGCGCCTGGCGTATCTACCCGCGAGCTCGACGCCGTCGCAGAAGAACTCATCCGCGGCGCGGGGGCGCAGCCCACCTTCAAAGGCTACGAAGGCTTCCCAGGCTCCATTTGCGCCTCCGTCAACGACGTCATCGTCCACGGCATCCCCGATGACGAGACGGTCCTGGCCGAAGGCGACCTGGTCTCCATCGACTGCGGGGCCACCCTCGACGGCTGGGTGGGCGACAGCGCCTGGACCTTCCCCGTCGGCGAGGTCAGCGCGGAGGCGACCAAGCTGAACGATGCCACCGCCTGGGTCCTGTCCGAGGGGCTCAAGGCCATGATGCCCGGCAATCGGCTGACCGACGTCTCCCACGCCCTCGAGCTGGCCACCTGGGCCGCCGAGGAGAAATTCGGCGTCGAGCTGTTCATCGTCGACGGCTACGGCGGCCACGGAATCGGCCGCACCATGCACGAGGAGCCCTACCTGGCCAACGAGGGCCGCCCGGGCCGCGGGCCCTATATCCAGGAAGGTTCCGTGCTGGCCATCGAGCCCATGCTGACGCTGGGCACCGAGAACTCCGTGGTCCTGGACGACGACTGGACCGTCATTACCGAGGACGGCTCGCTGGCCTCCCACTGGGAGCACACCATCGCCGCTACCGCCGACGGTCCGCGGATTTTGACCCCGCGCTACGGCAAGTAG
- the truA gene encoding tRNA pseudouridine(38-40) synthase TruA: MSKPAPAGSVRRVRLDVAYDGTGFHGWARQKPQQGSELRTVQAVIEDNLTMILRHPVELTVAGRTDAGVHAAGQVAHFDIPEESLQQRSIDGDPGKLVRRLAKLLPDDIRVHDVAFAPAGFDARFSALRRHYVYRVTTSPAGALPLRRADTAIWPKPVDIDAMQEAANLLVGLHDFAAFCKAKPHATTIRELESFTWEDISTATEPNLYQAHVVADAFCWSMVRSLVGCCLAVGQGRRNVDFATAMLAESQRSSQIPVAPAKGLSLVGVDYPAPEELSARAEATRAKRSGSELG; the protein is encoded by the coding sequence ATGTCTAAACCCGCGCCTGCCGGGAGCGTGCGACGCGTGCGGCTGGACGTGGCCTACGACGGCACCGGCTTCCACGGGTGGGCCCGGCAGAAGCCGCAGCAGGGCAGCGAGCTGCGCACGGTGCAGGCGGTCATCGAGGACAACCTGACGATGATCCTGCGCCACCCGGTCGAGCTGACCGTCGCCGGGCGCACCGACGCCGGCGTGCACGCGGCCGGCCAGGTCGCGCACTTCGATATCCCGGAGGAGTCGCTACAGCAACGCTCCATCGACGGGGATCCGGGCAAGTTGGTCCGGCGCCTGGCCAAGCTCTTGCCGGACGATATCCGCGTCCACGACGTCGCCTTCGCCCCCGCCGGCTTCGACGCGCGCTTCTCGGCCCTGCGGCGGCACTACGTCTACCGGGTGACCACCTCCCCCGCCGGGGCGCTGCCGCTGCGCCGGGCGGATACCGCGATCTGGCCGAAGCCGGTGGACATCGACGCGATGCAGGAGGCCGCCAACCTCCTGGTGGGGCTGCACGACTTCGCGGCCTTTTGCAAGGCCAAGCCGCACGCCACCACCATTCGCGAGCTGGAGAGCTTCACCTGGGAGGATATCTCGACGGCCACCGAGCCGAACCTGTACCAGGCGCACGTGGTTGCCGACGCGTTTTGCTGGTCGATGGTGCGCTCCCTGGTGGGCTGCTGCCTGGCGGTGGGGCAGGGACGTCGGAACGTCGACTTCGCCACGGCCATGCTCGCGGAGAGTCAACGCTCCTCCCAGATCCCGGTCGCCCCGGCCAAGGGGCTCAGCCTGGTCGGCGTGGACTACCCGGCCCCGGAAGAGCTCTCCGCACGGGCGGAGGCCACCCGGGCCAAGCGCAGCGGTAGCGAGCTCGGCTAA
- a CDS encoding S8 family serine peptidase: MTQREGQATRSAAALVAGGLIAGWAPAATAAEPDTACAVAVPTEEVPAPIAEQADYRARLQAQATGDGVTVAVIDTGVHPHPQLGQLEPGPDFVDPEDPNPLEDCDAHGTVVAGVIAAADTGVAPGARVLSIRQTSAHYRAAGGDSGQEDSAAGDLDTLAEAIEAAVDKEADVINISVVSCLPAGTSVDTGRLDAALERAEAADTVVVAAAGNAGDSCEPGHTVYPAHAATVVSVGALADPQVRADYSIPQPDSGLAVSAPGSVPLGLAPGGQGWARAVVAADGTGPQREFTGTSFAAPTVTGTAALLREVHPGASAADIRALLAQAAEPAHGGVDPLAAVSARPADYAEEERALAVAAGEDSVRPATRRAQLVLLGLAGTALVAALGWAVLRRGRAQ; the protein is encoded by the coding sequence ATGACACAGCGCGAGGGACAAGCGACGAGGAGCGCGGCTGCGCTGGTCGCCGGCGGCCTCATCGCGGGCTGGGCTCCCGCAGCCACCGCGGCGGAACCGGACACTGCCTGCGCGGTGGCGGTGCCCACCGAGGAGGTCCCCGCCCCGATCGCCGAGCAGGCCGACTACCGCGCCCGCCTGCAGGCCCAGGCCACCGGGGACGGGGTAACCGTGGCGGTCATCGACACCGGCGTCCACCCGCACCCGCAGCTGGGCCAGCTGGAGCCGGGCCCCGACTTCGTCGACCCGGAGGACCCGAACCCGCTCGAGGACTGCGACGCCCACGGGACCGTGGTCGCCGGGGTCATCGCCGCCGCCGACACCGGGGTCGCCCCCGGCGCCCGGGTGCTTTCCATCCGGCAGACCTCGGCGCACTACCGCGCCGCCGGCGGGGACAGCGGCCAGGAGGACTCCGCCGCCGGCGACCTGGACACCCTGGCCGAGGCCATCGAAGCGGCCGTCGACAAGGAGGCCGACGTGATCAACATCTCGGTGGTCTCCTGCCTGCCCGCCGGCACCAGCGTGGATACGGGGCGGCTCGACGCCGCCCTAGAGCGCGCCGAGGCCGCCGATACCGTGGTGGTCGCCGCCGCCGGCAACGCCGGTGATTCCTGCGAGCCGGGCCATACCGTCTACCCGGCCCATGCTGCCACGGTCGTCTCCGTGGGCGCGCTGGCTGACCCACAGGTCCGCGCGGACTACTCCATCCCGCAACCAGACTCGGGGCTGGCGGTGTCCGCGCCGGGCTCGGTACCGCTGGGCCTCGCCCCCGGCGGGCAGGGCTGGGCCCGCGCCGTCGTGGCGGCCGATGGGACCGGCCCGCAGCGCGAGTTCACGGGCACCAGCTTCGCCGCGCCGACCGTCACCGGCACCGCGGCGCTGCTGCGGGAGGTCCACCCGGGCGCCAGTGCGGCGGACATCCGCGCGCTGCTGGCGCAGGCGGCCGAGCCCGCCCACGGCGGCGTGGATCCCTTGGCGGCTGTGAGCGCGCGCCCGGCCGATTACGCCGAGGAGGAACGGGCGCTGGCCGTGGCCGCGGGCGAGGACTCGGTGCGCCCGGCCACCCGGCGGGCGCAGCTGGTGCTGCTCGGCCTGGCCGGCACCGCGTTAGTCGCGGCCCTGGGCTGGGCCGTACTCCGGCGCGGGCGCGCTCAGTAA
- the eccD gene encoding type VII secretion integral membrane protein EccD → MTTALTHTVRVTVRVHAGNFRKEADLSLPVTGSLGEMIEDIGYLVDAPQLSKPWRACTAGGRGLDMAQPLSATRLTDGAVIILTPQEETPAPVIRDSAEALVAAGRSAELHGLAAVWAGIGLVAVTALLAGVLPASAAVATALALGTALVIYQPASRPLVPALVFAGALAGWWAVAPPGGAGGALPPAWQAANQQLDGPALVVHSALSWVMPAALGDAAWALLAAMFCGLAMVLVFHVTAVASPRCTAAALTLGGLGLVAAGGLAMPGEAPFVAAGAAVLLAVICLIAAAPGVVTRAAGLSVPQLPTAGQDLSVSDGHQPDVDARARRAQELYAGVCLGAGLAALPALAALALTGTGITPIYDGPFGTQLNGSGFAQALCLCVGGALIMHAVRHGQASAAWCLSLLAAASLLTACLIPVVASAPASDGDPHLAMFIVAGFAAAGALSTPLWAAKVPTAEPTTIVWWERAEALAIATCLPLAAHLIGLFALLRGLG, encoded by the coding sequence ATGACGACTGCGCTCACGCATACCGTCCGCGTGACGGTGCGCGTCCACGCAGGTAATTTTCGGAAAGAAGCGGACTTGTCCTTGCCGGTGACCGGCAGCTTGGGCGAGATGATTGAGGATATCGGCTATCTGGTCGACGCGCCCCAGCTGTCCAAGCCGTGGCGGGCGTGCACCGCGGGCGGGCGCGGGTTGGACATGGCCCAGCCGCTGTCGGCCACCCGGCTCACGGACGGCGCGGTCATCATCCTCACCCCGCAAGAGGAGACCCCGGCGCCGGTCATCCGCGACTCGGCGGAAGCACTCGTGGCGGCTGGCCGCTCGGCGGAGCTGCACGGGCTGGCCGCGGTCTGGGCGGGTATCGGGCTAGTCGCCGTCACCGCCCTACTCGCGGGCGTGCTGCCCGCCAGTGCCGCGGTCGCCACCGCGCTAGCCCTGGGCACCGCGCTGGTCATCTACCAGCCCGCGTCCCGCCCCTTGGTCCCAGCGCTGGTTTTCGCCGGGGCGCTGGCCGGCTGGTGGGCCGTCGCCCCGCCGGGTGGCGCGGGTGGGGCTCTGCCGCCCGCGTGGCAGGCGGCCAATCAGCAGCTGGACGGGCCCGCGCTGGTTGTGCACAGCGCCCTGTCCTGGGTGATGCCCGCCGCGCTTGGCGATGCCGCCTGGGCGCTGCTGGCAGCGATGTTCTGCGGGCTGGCCATGGTCCTGGTCTTCCACGTGACCGCCGTGGCTAGCCCGCGGTGCACGGCCGCCGCGCTCACCCTCGGCGGGCTGGGGTTGGTGGCGGCCGGTGGCTTGGCAATGCCGGGCGAAGCGCCCTTCGTCGCCGCCGGCGCCGCGGTGCTGCTGGCGGTGATCTGCCTCATCGCCGCCGCGCCGGGCGTGGTCACGCGGGCGGCGGGCCTGTCGGTGCCGCAGCTGCCGACCGCGGGCCAGGACTTATCGGTTTCCGATGGGCACCAGCCGGACGTGGACGCCCGCGCCCGGCGCGCCCAGGAGCTCTACGCCGGGGTTTGCCTGGGCGCCGGGCTGGCCGCTCTGCCTGCGCTGGCGGCGCTGGCGCTAACCGGCACGGGCATTACCCCGATCTACGACGGGCCCTTCGGCACGCAGCTTAACGGGTCCGGCTTCGCCCAGGCGCTGTGCCTGTGCGTCGGCGGGGCGCTCATCATGCACGCGGTCCGGCACGGGCAGGCCAGCGCCGCGTGGTGCCTGTCCCTGCTGGCGGCCGCAAGCCTACTGACCGCGTGCCTCATCCCGGTTGTGGCCAGCGCGCCGGCCAGCGACGGCGACCCGCACTTGGCGATGTTCATCGTCGCTGGTTTCGCCGCCGCGGGTGCGCTGAGCACCCCGCTGTGGGCGGCGAAGGTGCCCACAGCGGAGCCGACCACCATCGTCTGGTGGGAGCGCGCCGAGGCGCTTGCCATCGCCACCTGCCTGCCCCTAGCCGCACACCTTATCGGGCTCTTCGCCCTGCTGCGGGGGCTGGGATGA
- the rplQ gene encoding 50S ribosomal protein L17, with the protein MPTPKKGARLGGSAAQQAHLLSNLAVSLFEHGAIKTTDAKAKMLRPYAEKIITKAKSGSVADRRQVLKLIPHKDVVAYLFDELAPKFANRDGGYTRTIKLDNRAGDNAPMSQISLVTEETVSAEANRATRAAASKQAEAEEAEAEKSEEAAEEASAEETTEASAEAEAEAEDK; encoded by the coding sequence ATGCCTACCCCGAAGAAGGGTGCCCGTCTCGGCGGCTCCGCTGCCCAGCAAGCTCACCTGCTGAGCAACCTGGCAGTCAGCCTGTTCGAGCACGGCGCTATCAAGACCACCGATGCGAAGGCGAAGATGCTTCGTCCTTACGCCGAGAAGATCATCACCAAGGCCAAGTCCGGCTCCGTTGCCGACCGCCGCCAGGTTCTGAAGCTCATCCCGCACAAGGATGTTGTTGCTTACCTGTTTGATGAGCTTGCCCCGAAGTTCGCTAACCGCGACGGCGGCTACACCCGCACCATCAAGCTGGACAACCGCGCCGGCGACAACGCTCCGATGTCCCAGATCTCCCTGGTGACCGAGGAGACCGTCTCCGCCGAGGCTAACCGCGCTACCCGTGCCGCCGCCTCCAAGCAGGCCGAGGCCGAAGAGGCTGAGGCTGAAAAGTCCGAGGAGGCCGCTGAGGAGGCTTCGGCTGAGGAGACCACCGAGGCTTCTGCTGAGGCTGAGGCCGAGGCTGAGGACAAGTAA